A genomic window from Candidatus Syntrophosphaera sp. includes:
- a CDS encoding radical SAM protein — MNKRHLIYPLFLPMRGCPRRCVYCDQNKISGSGEFDLENAVGEVAGFIRRNPGRDKQVAFYGGSFTALDEAFRSEVIERIGSVCDPKTTFRISTHPLYVESAILDWCASKGIRTIELGIQDFCDAVLVRSGRGYTGQEAREAALRVKERGFELGAQLMPGLPGWSDESLRINHDALAELKPALLRLYPLIVIKGTPLERIYLEGKYKPLSLEEAVDQCADYFPLAKANGIRIIKLGLPANLSPEAIVAGPWHPAFGELVRAELRYRLMFDPASDTATQELSERDLALIRVYRGAEFNPQQRDL; from the coding sequence GTGAACAAGCGGCATCTGATCTATCCTTTGTTTTTGCCCATGCGGGGCTGCCCGCGCCGCTGCGTTTATTGCGACCAGAACAAGATCAGCGGCTCCGGGGAATTCGACCTGGAAAACGCAGTCGGTGAAGTGGCTGGGTTTATCCGCCGCAATCCCGGACGGGACAAGCAGGTGGCTTTTTACGGGGGAAGTTTCACCGCGCTGGATGAGGCTTTCCGGAGCGAAGTAATCGAGCGGATCGGCTCAGTCTGCGATCCCAAGACCACTTTCCGTATCTCCACCCATCCCCTGTATGTGGAGTCCGCGATCCTCGACTGGTGCGCGTCAAAAGGGATCCGGACGATCGAGCTGGGGATCCAGGATTTCTGCGACGCGGTTCTGGTCCGGTCCGGACGCGGCTATACCGGCCAAGAAGCCAGGGAAGCGGCCTTGCGGGTGAAAGAAAGAGGCTTCGAACTCGGCGCGCAACTGATGCCAGGGCTTCCGGGCTGGAGCGATGAGAGCCTCAGGATCAACCATGATGCCCTGGCAGAGCTGAAACCCGCGCTGCTGCGGCTATATCCGCTGATCGTGATCAAAGGTACGCCTCTGGAGCGGATCTACCTGGAGGGCAAATACAAGCCGCTTTCTTTGGAGGAAGCCGTGGACCAATGTGCGGATTATTTTCCCCTGGCCAAGGCCAACGGCATTCGTATCATCAAGCTAGGCCTGCCGGCGAACCTTTCACCCGAGGCAATTGTTGCCGGTCCCTGGCATCCCGCCTTCGGCGAATTGGTGCGGGCGGAATTACGCTACCGCCTGATGTTTGATCCGGCCTCAGACACGGCGACGCAGGAACTTAGCGAACGAGACCTGGCCCTGATCCGGGTTTACCGGGGTGCTGAATTCAACCCGCAGCAAAGAGATCTTTGA
- the rnc gene encoding ribonuclease III: protein MKRIIQKISQYFSGKQISEQYPKWEKSLSQFQKRIDYNFHDTTLLRAALTHKSYLRRKFDDHKTPSPFERMEFLGDSILGFIVSRELFSRHPDEAEGKLSKLKSKIVSETYLNLKANTLEIGKYVLLSPEEHQAGGAKKPSILSDTIEALICAIYLDSGIASASRFIKTHILTDYETTVTRNELVNYKSILQEHMQSRNQEPPRYVTIAEEGPEHNKTFTVEVRQDGKLLGSGKGSTKKTAQQEAARSACQKLGI, encoded by the coding sequence ATGAAGAGGATCATCCAAAAGATCAGCCAGTATTTCAGCGGCAAACAAATCTCGGAGCAGTATCCCAAATGGGAAAAGAGCCTCAGCCAGTTCCAGAAGAGGATCGATTACAATTTCCACGATACCACCCTGCTCAGGGCCGCCCTCACCCATAAATCCTACCTGCGGCGCAAGTTTGACGACCACAAGACCCCCTCGCCTTTCGAGCGCATGGAGTTTCTGGGCGATTCGATCCTGGGCTTCATCGTTTCCCGCGAGCTCTTTTCCCGCCATCCCGACGAGGCCGAGGGAAAACTCAGCAAACTCAAGTCCAAGATCGTTTCCGAGACCTATCTGAACCTCAAGGCAAACACCCTTGAGATCGGAAAATATGTCCTCCTCAGCCCCGAGGAACACCAAGCCGGAGGCGCCAAAAAACCTTCCATCCTCAGCGACACCATCGAAGCCCTGATCTGCGCCATCTATCTGGATAGCGGGATCGCCTCCGCCTCGCGCTTCATCAAAACCCACATCCTCACCGACTATGAGACCACGGTCACCCGCAACGAACTGGTGAACTACAAAAGCATCCTCCAGGAGCACATGCAGTCTCGCAACCAGGAACCGCCGCGTTACGTGACCATTGCCGAAGAGGGGCCCGAACACAACAAGACCTTCACTGTCGAGGTGCGGCAGGATGGCAAATTGCTCGGCTCTGGGAAAGGCTCCACCAAAAAAACCGCCCAACAGGAAGCCGCGCGCAGCGCCTGCCAGAAACTGGGGATCTAG
- the fabF gene encoding beta-ketoacyl-ACP synthase II, translating to MKKRVVITGLGAITPVGHNVAETWQNLVDGVSGVATITNFDTSAISSHIAAQIKNYKTEDHFDTKEGRKLDLFTQYALIASREAVKDAGLVSYSGDARRVGVITGVGMGGILTFEEEAIKKHTQGPRRISPFFIPKMIGNIAAAHIAIENGFKGINFNVTSACASANHAIGTAFRTIQYGDADIIISGGAEAAVTLLAIGGFCAMRALSTRNDEPAKASRPFDAERDGFVMSEGSALIVLEELEHAKARGARIYAELAGYGATDDAFHITAPTEDGAGSAEAMRTAIADAGLKPQDIDYINAHGTSTPLNDKGETLSIKSCFGDHAYKLKINSTKSMVGHMLGAAAGIEAIVCAKTIETGILHPTINLTHPDPDCDLDYVPHQAQRLDVNAALSNSLGFGGHNASIVIKRYV from the coding sequence ATGAAAAAACGAGTGGTAATCACCGGTTTGGGCGCCATAACGCCCGTGGGGCACAATGTTGCCGAGACCTGGCAAAACCTGGTGGACGGGGTCTCCGGAGTGGCCACCATCACCAATTTCGACACATCCGCGATCAGCAGCCATATCGCCGCCCAGATCAAGAACTACAAGACAGAAGACCATTTTGACACCAAGGAAGGCCGCAAGCTCGACCTCTTTACCCAATACGCCCTGATCGCCTCGCGCGAAGCGGTCAAAGACGCGGGGCTGGTTTCCTACTCTGGGGATGCCAGAAGGGTCGGCGTGATCACGGGTGTGGGCATGGGCGGAATCCTCACTTTCGAAGAGGAAGCCATCAAAAAACATACCCAGGGCCCGCGCCGGATCAGCCCTTTCTTCATACCGAAGATGATCGGCAACATCGCCGCCGCCCATATCGCCATCGAAAACGGCTTCAAGGGCATCAACTTTAACGTGACCAGCGCCTGCGCCAGTGCCAACCATGCCATCGGAACCGCCTTCCGCACCATCCAATACGGCGACGCGGACATCATCATCAGCGGCGGAGCCGAAGCGGCCGTGACCTTGCTGGCGATCGGCGGATTCTGCGCCATGCGCGCGCTTTCCACCCGCAATGACGAACCGGCCAAGGCTTCCCGGCCTTTTGACGCCGAGCGGGATGGATTCGTGATGAGCGAAGGAAGCGCTTTGATCGTTTTGGAGGAGCTGGAGCACGCCAAGGCCCGCGGGGCCAGGATCTACGCGGAACTGGCCGGTTACGGCGCCACCGACGACGCTTTCCACATCACCGCGCCCACCGAAGACGGCGCCGGAAGCGCGGAAGCGATGCGGACCGCCATCGCCGATGCCGGCCTCAAGCCCCAGGACATCGACTACATCAATGCCCACGGGACTTCCACCCCCCTCAACGACAAAGGCGAGACCCTCTCCATCAAAAGCTGCTTTGGAGACCACGCCTACAAGCTGAAGATCAATTCCACCAAATCCATGGTCGGCCATATGCTCGGCGCTGCTGCTGGGATCGAGGCCATCGTCTGCGCCAAGACCATCGAGACCGGGATCCTGCATCCCACCATCAATCTCACCCATCCCGATCCGGATTGCGATCTGGACTACGTTCCGCACCAAGCCCAGCGCCTGGACGTAAATGCCGCCCTCTCCAATTCCCTGGGTTTTGGCGGACACAACGCGTCCATAGTGATCAAAAGATACGTCTGA
- a CDS encoding acyl carrier protein has protein sequence MMDIEAKVKQIVMDKLGVEESQIVPSANFIEDLRADSLDTVELVMAFEEEFSISIPDEDQDKLRTVGQAIDYLKEKLA, from the coding sequence ATAATGGATATTGAAGCCAAAGTCAAACAGATCGTGATGGACAAACTCGGGGTGGAAGAATCTCAGATCGTCCCCTCGGCCAACTTCATCGAAGACCTGCGCGCCGATTCACTGGACACGGTGGAATTGGTGATGGCATTTGAGGAAGAATTCTCGATCAGCATCCCTGATGAAGATCAGGATAAGCTCCGCACTGTCGGACAAGCCATCGATTATCTGAAGGAAAAGCTGGCTTAA
- the fabG gene encoding 3-oxoacyl-[acyl-carrier-protein] reductase yields MKYDLKDNVVVITGSARGIGFAIAQAFAAQSAHSVIIDLNQELVDKAVQALAEKGLSASGYVGNVTDSAGMDEVFSSIMAARGRIDCLVNNAGITRDNLLLRMKEEEWSLVMEINLKGTFLCSQKVFKHMMKARAGSIINIASVIGIMGNAGQANYAASKGGIIAFTKSCAREFASRGVRVNAIAPGFIETEMTATLPEEVVAGYAKAIPLQKMGSPADVARLCLFLASPESSYITGQTIAVDGGLTMH; encoded by the coding sequence ATGAAATACGACCTGAAAGATAATGTTGTGGTGATCACAGGTTCCGCCCGCGGAATCGGCTTCGCGATCGCGCAGGCCTTTGCCGCGCAAAGCGCTCACTCCGTAATCATCGACCTGAACCAGGAACTGGTGGACAAGGCCGTCCAAGCCCTCGCGGAGAAAGGTTTATCCGCCTCCGGATACGTGGGAAACGTCACCGATTCCGCCGGCATGGACGAGGTTTTTTCTTCCATCATGGCGGCCCGGGGCAGGATCGATTGCCTGGTGAACAATGCCGGGATCACTCGCGACAATCTGCTTTTGCGGATGAAGGAAGAGGAATGGAGCCTGGTGATGGAGATCAATCTCAAGGGCACCTTTCTCTGTTCCCAAAAGGTTTTCAAGCACATGATGAAGGCTAGAGCCGGCTCGATCATCAACATCGCCAGCGTGATCGGGATCATGGGCAATGCCGGCCAGGCCAACTACGCTGCCTCAAAAGGCGGCATCATCGCCTTCACCAAAAGCTGCGCCAGGGAATTTGCCTCCAGGGGTGTGCGCGTCAACGCCATCGCCCCGGGATTCATAGAAACAGAAATGACCGCCACTCTTCCTGAAGAAGTGGTGGCAGGCTATGCCAAAGCGATCCCGCTGCAGAAGATGGGCAGCCCGGCCGACGTTGCCAGGCTATGCCTGTTCCTCGCTTCGCCGGAAAGCTCTTACATCACCGGTCAGACCATTGCCGTCGACGGCGGCCTGACCATGCACTAA
- the fabD gene encoding ACP S-malonyltransferase, whose translation MKTAFVFPGQGAQYVGMASDFMAQEPEFAALLLEFDREHCTELENVMLEGPEDRLKETSHTQPAILFHSICALQSFARRSGLKPDFVAGHSLGEFTALVANGTLNWKDAMHLVHKRGEFMIKANAGVPFAMAAVLGLAARDVVDICAEAGSAGLVRAVNFNTPVQTVISGTEPGVARASELAREKGAKRVVPLVVGGPFHTELIRDASLWLAAEMQTVEFRDSAIPLVSNVDALPNTSGSVSREKLTRQVISPVLWVDCVQHMIDAGVRRFIEFGPQKVLSGMIKSIDKDAQVLNLDKLADLDSLLSELE comes from the coding sequence ATGAAGACTGCTTTTGTATTTCCCGGACAGGGGGCGCAATATGTGGGCATGGCAAGTGATTTCATGGCCCAGGAACCGGAATTCGCGGCGCTGCTGCTGGAATTTGACCGGGAACATTGCACGGAGTTGGAAAACGTGATGCTGGAGGGACCTGAGGACCGGCTCAAGGAAACCAGCCACACCCAGCCGGCAATCCTCTTCCACAGCATCTGCGCCTTGCAGAGCTTTGCCCGGCGCTCCGGACTCAAGCCGGATTTCGTGGCCGGCCATTCCCTGGGCGAATTCACCGCTCTGGTGGCCAACGGGACCCTGAATTGGAAGGATGCCATGCATCTGGTCCACAAGCGCGGAGAGTTCATGATCAAAGCCAACGCGGGCGTGCCTTTTGCCATGGCCGCCGTATTGGGCCTCGCCGCACGGGACGTCGTGGATATCTGCGCGGAAGCCGGATCCGCGGGACTGGTGAGGGCCGTGAACTTCAACACGCCGGTCCAAACGGTGATCTCCGGAACCGAACCGGGAGTCGCCCGGGCTTCTGAACTGGCTAGGGAAAAAGGCGCGAAACGCGTCGTCCCGCTCGTGGTGGGCGGTCCTTTCCACACCGAACTGATCCGGGACGCGAGCCTCTGGCTGGCCGCGGAAATGCAAACCGTGGAATTCAGAGACTCAGCCATTCCCCTGGTCTCCAATGTGGACGCGCTTCCCAACACCAGTGGCTCCGTGAGCCGGGAAAAACTCACCCGCCAGGTGATCTCGCCGGTGCTTTGGGTGGACTGCGTGCAGCATATGATAGATGCCGGAGTGCGCCGTTTCATCGAGTTCGGACCGCAAAAAGTCCTCTCTGGAATGATAAAGTCTATTGACAAAGATGCGCAGGTTTTAAATTTGGACAAACTTGCGGATCTTGACAGTTTGCTGAGTGAACTGGAATGA
- a CDS encoding ketoacyl-ACP synthase III — protein MPLYNAKFSAFGSHAPKKIVNNFDLEKRVDTSDEWIRSRTGMFERHYASPDEAASDIATQAVINAVEASNVKYKDIDLIIVATVTGDYPFPSTACIVQKNLGLKGIPAFDVSAGCTGFVYALDVAKNYVENGGIKNVLVIGVDILTKITNWEDRGTCVLFGDGAGATIVSRAKRSDISRIIDSLILADGSQSDLLYQAAGGSRMPASNDSVDQNLHTVYMEGNKIYKNAIRSMFASTDELLRRNKLETKDVDWIIPHQANLRIIEGLADKLKVPMSKVIVNIEKYGNTSSATIPLAMDEAIRNKKIRRGDIILLTSFGAGLTWGSILARY, from the coding sequence ATGCCTTTGTACAACGCGAAATTCTCAGCCTTCGGGAGCCACGCTCCGAAGAAAATAGTGAACAATTTTGACCTGGAAAAGCGTGTCGATACCTCCGACGAATGGATCCGCTCGCGCACCGGGATGTTCGAACGCCACTATGCCAGCCCGGATGAGGCTGCCAGCGATATCGCCACCCAGGCTGTCATCAATGCCGTCGAAGCTTCCAATGTGAAATATAAGGATATCGACCTGATCATCGTGGCCACGGTGACCGGAGATTATCCCTTCCCCTCCACAGCCTGCATAGTGCAAAAGAATCTCGGCCTGAAAGGCATTCCCGCCTTCGACGTTTCCGCCGGCTGCACGGGCTTTGTTTACGCGCTCGACGTGGCCAAGAACTACGTGGAGAACGGCGGCATCAAGAACGTGCTGGTCATCGGCGTGGACATCCTGACCAAGATCACGAACTGGGAAGACCGGGGAACCTGCGTTCTCTTCGGAGACGGAGCCGGTGCCACCATCGTCTCCCGGGCCAAGCGGAGCGACATTTCCCGGATCATCGATTCTCTCATCCTTGCCGACGGCAGCCAAAGCGACCTCTTATACCAAGCCGCGGGCGGTTCCAGGATGCCAGCCTCTAACGACAGCGTGGATCAGAACCTGCACACGGTCTACATGGAGGGAAACAAGATCTACAAGAACGCCATCCGCTCCATGTTCGCATCCACGGATGAGTTGCTGCGCCGCAACAAGCTGGAAACCAAGGACGTGGACTGGATCATACCCCACCAGGCCAACCTGCGCATCATCGAAGGCCTCGCGGACAAGCTGAAGGTCCCGATGAGCAAGGTGATCGTCAACATCGAAAAATACGGCAACACCTCCTCAGCCACCATTCCCTTGGCCATGGACGAAGCGATCCGCAACAAGAAGATCCGCCGCGGAGACATCATCCTGCTGACCTCGTTCGGTGCCGGCCTCACCTGGGGCAGCATCCTGGCCAGATATTAA